The proteins below are encoded in one region of Amycolatopsis magusensis:
- a CDS encoding class I adenylate-forming enzyme family protein, producing MNSNGADPRQALAALTGPGGEFEIAEQEVLGARMPVFTRRAPNLGALLAGAPAPGDREYLVSARRRLTYAEHAELSGSFAAVLSQRYGVGKGDRVAILAANCPEWIVAFWSTVRLGAICAAFNAWWSTPEIAYALEHARPTVLIADAERAAKLPPDPGIPVLSLETGLREEHGQPPEVAVGEDDPAAIVYTSGTTGKPKGVTHSHRNLVATANYHRLMKAMSAAMDPRQAEPGRWLLSLPLFHIASLHNVAVPRLATGETVVLSEGAFDARATLDLVSRERVTNWTVVPTMANRLVAAGTAGYDLSALKAFGLASAPSAPALQARLRELVPAARQNLVTSYGLTESGTGATVTNPAALAADPETVGTPIPTVSIQVRDDSGAVVPDGVPGEIWLRSQYNMTGYWNDEAATAAVFDADRWMRTGDIGCLRDGLLYLTTRRSDLILRGGENVYPIEIEHCLDEHPAVAESAVIGLDHADLGQEVCAIVVLESEADESALREYAAERLAYYKVPSRWHLTTATLPRNATGKVKRTGLRGYFGSSR from the coding sequence ATGAACAGCAACGGCGCTGACCCGCGGCAGGCCCTCGCCGCGCTGACCGGACCGGGTGGCGAGTTCGAGATCGCCGAGCAGGAGGTGCTCGGGGCACGCATGCCGGTGTTCACCCGCCGGGCGCCGAACCTGGGCGCACTGCTGGCCGGAGCGCCCGCCCCGGGGGACCGGGAATACCTGGTCAGCGCGCGCCGCAGGCTCACCTACGCCGAGCACGCCGAGCTGAGCGGTTCGTTCGCCGCCGTGCTGTCCCAGCGCTACGGGGTCGGGAAAGGGGACCGGGTCGCCATCCTCGCGGCCAACTGTCCTGAGTGGATAGTCGCGTTCTGGTCGACCGTGCGGCTGGGCGCGATCTGCGCCGCCTTCAACGCGTGGTGGTCGACCCCGGAGATCGCCTACGCCCTCGAACACGCGCGGCCCACCGTGCTGATCGCCGACGCGGAACGAGCGGCCAAACTGCCGCCGGACCCCGGCATCCCGGTGCTGTCGCTCGAAACCGGCCTGCGGGAGGAGCACGGGCAGCCGCCCGAGGTGGCGGTCGGCGAGGACGATCCGGCCGCCATCGTCTACACCAGCGGCACCACCGGGAAGCCCAAGGGCGTCACGCATTCGCACCGCAACCTGGTGGCCACGGCGAACTACCACCGGCTGATGAAGGCGATGTCCGCCGCGATGGACCCACGCCAGGCCGAACCCGGCCGCTGGCTGCTGAGCCTGCCGCTGTTCCACATCGCGAGCCTGCACAACGTGGCGGTGCCGCGGCTGGCCACCGGTGAAACCGTGGTGCTGAGCGAGGGCGCGTTCGACGCCCGCGCGACGCTGGACCTGGTGTCGCGCGAACGGGTCACCAACTGGACCGTGGTGCCCACGATGGCGAACCGGCTGGTGGCGGCCGGAACCGCCGGCTACGACCTGTCCGCGCTGAAGGCCTTCGGCCTCGCCTCGGCGCCGTCCGCACCCGCGTTGCAGGCCCGGTTGCGCGAGCTGGTCCCGGCCGCGCGCCAGAACCTGGTCACCAGCTACGGCCTCACCGAATCGGGTACCGGCGCGACGGTCACCAATCCCGCCGCGCTGGCGGCCGATCCGGAGACGGTCGGCACGCCCATTCCCACCGTGTCGATCCAGGTGCGCGACGACTCCGGGGCGGTCGTACCGGACGGCGTGCCGGGGGAGATCTGGCTGCGCAGCCAGTACAACATGACCGGCTACTGGAACGACGAGGCGGCGACGGCCGCGGTGTTCGACGCCGACCGCTGGATGCGCACCGGCGACATCGGCTGCCTGCGCGACGGCCTGCTGTACCTGACCACGCGGCGCAGCGATCTGATCCTGCGCGGCGGGGAGAACGTGTACCCGATCGAGATCGAGCACTGCCTCGACGAACACCCGGCCGTCGCCGAATCGGCCGTCATCGGCCTCGACCACGCGGACCTCGGACAGGAGGTGTGCGCGATCGTCGTCCTCGAATCGGAGGCGGACGAATCGGCGCTGCGGGAGTACGCCGCCGAACGGCTGGCGTACTACAAGGTCCCGTCGCGCTGGCACCTCACCACCGCGACGCTGCCGCGCAACGCCACCGGCAAGGTCAAGCGCACCGGACTGCGCGGCTACTTCGGGTCGAGCAGGTAG
- a CDS encoding HD domain-containing protein — protein MPSPVSRRTALVTGLAGGAVALTGSPSAARPAPSVRADLSFPTTRLAREARNLAHRTQETYLFNHSMRSFLFAREAAAQEGRKPGRDYDAELTFLICVLHDMGLTASAASDQRFEVAGADLAAEFLEQRGVTDGRVDVVWDAIAQHTTPSFHSSPVFQRRRAPEIGIATGGIGIDVLGGPGALPPGYADRVHAAYPRLGGARPLTDAVVAHAMGSPRKAPPMTLPGEVLHQRHPSLPYQTWEMSLDAAGWGD, from the coding sequence ATGCCTTCCCCCGTGTCCCGTCGCACCGCGCTCGTGACCGGTCTCGCCGGCGGTGCCGTCGCACTGACCGGCTCACCGTCCGCCGCGCGGCCCGCGCCGTCCGTGCGAGCGGATCTGTCCTTCCCGACGACCCGGCTCGCCCGCGAAGCGCGGAACCTGGCCCACCGCACACAGGAGACCTACCTGTTCAACCACAGCATGCGCAGCTTCCTGTTCGCCAGGGAAGCCGCCGCGCAGGAGGGCCGGAAACCGGGCCGGGACTACGACGCCGAGCTGACCTTCCTGATCTGCGTGCTGCACGACATGGGCCTCACCGCCTCCGCCGCCTCCGACCAGCGATTCGAGGTGGCCGGTGCCGACCTGGCCGCGGAGTTCCTCGAACAGCGAGGGGTGACCGACGGCCGGGTCGACGTCGTCTGGGACGCGATCGCGCAGCACACGACCCCGTCGTTCCACTCTTCCCCGGTGTTCCAGCGCCGTCGCGCGCCGGAGATCGGCATCGCCACCGGCGGGATCGGGATCGACGTGCTCGGCGGTCCCGGCGCCCTGCCACCCGGCTACGCGGACCGCGTGCACGCCGCCTACCCGCGTCTCGGCGGGGCCCGCCCGCTCACCGACGCGGTCGTCGCGCACGCCATGGGCAGCCCGCGCAAGGCCCCGCCGATGACCCTCCCCGGCGAAGTCCTCCACCAGCGCCACCCGTCGCTGCCGTACCAGACCTGGGAGATGAGCTTGGACGCCGCCGGGTGGGGCGACTGA
- a CDS encoding flavin-containing monooxygenase: protein MTTRTCLIGAGLSGLCAGKMLTDYGVPYECFESSDRIGGNWAFGNPNGHSSAYRSLHIDTSKHRLSFMDFPMPEHFPDFPHHSQIKEYLERYAEAFSLKDNIHFETPVEHARRRPGGGWEIRTGDGEVRSFDALVVANGHHWDPRFPDFPGEFSGEVLHSHHYVDPGDPLEIRGKRVLVVGLGNSAADITVELSQRALDNTVVLSTRSGAWIVPKYIMGVPADRLFATSPHLPLSWQRRLARHGPRLLTGRPERFGLPTPDHHFLEAHPTQSQELPLRFGSGDVTAKPDISRLDGDRVHFTDGTSAEFDVIIYATGYNISFPFFDPEFLSAPDNRFPLYKRMFKPGLGDLAFIGFAQATPTLFPFVECQARLLAAWLAGTYRLPDEPEMRRVLAEDERRFVAHFADRPRHTQQVDYFIYEHDIRTRELPAGLARARRTA, encoded by the coding sequence ATGACCACGCGGACGTGTCTGATCGGGGCGGGCCTGAGCGGGCTCTGCGCCGGGAAGATGCTGACGGACTACGGCGTGCCCTACGAGTGCTTCGAGTCCTCGGACCGGATCGGCGGCAACTGGGCGTTCGGCAACCCCAACGGCCATTCCAGCGCGTACCGGTCGCTGCACATCGACACCTCGAAGCACCGGCTGTCCTTCATGGACTTCCCGATGCCGGAGCACTTCCCCGACTTCCCGCACCACTCGCAGATCAAGGAGTACCTGGAGCGGTACGCGGAAGCGTTCTCCCTCAAGGACAACATCCATTTCGAGACGCCGGTGGAGCACGCGCGGCGGCGCCCCGGCGGAGGCTGGGAGATCCGGACCGGTGACGGCGAGGTGCGTTCGTTCGACGCGCTGGTCGTCGCGAACGGCCACCACTGGGATCCGCGGTTCCCCGATTTCCCCGGCGAGTTCAGCGGCGAGGTCCTGCACTCGCACCACTACGTCGATCCGGGTGACCCGCTGGAGATCCGCGGGAAGCGGGTGCTCGTGGTCGGTCTCGGCAACAGCGCCGCCGACATCACCGTCGAACTTTCCCAGCGGGCGCTGGACAACACCGTGGTGCTCTCGACCCGCTCGGGGGCGTGGATCGTGCCGAAGTACATCATGGGCGTGCCCGCCGACCGGCTCTTCGCCACCTCGCCCCACCTCCCGCTGTCCTGGCAGCGGCGGCTGGCCCGCCACGGCCCGCGGTTGCTCACCGGGCGGCCGGAACGCTTCGGCCTGCCCACGCCGGACCACCACTTCCTCGAAGCGCACCCCACCCAGTCGCAGGAACTGCCGCTGCGCTTCGGCTCCGGGGACGTGACCGCGAAGCCCGACATCAGCCGCCTGGACGGCGATCGCGTGCACTTCACCGACGGCACCTCCGCCGAGTTCGACGTGATCATCTACGCGACCGGGTACAACATCTCGTTCCCGTTCTTCGACCCCGAGTTCCTCAGCGCGCCGGACAACCGGTTCCCGCTCTACAAGAGGATGTTCAAGCCGGGGCTGGGCGATCTGGCGTTCATCGGTTTCGCGCAGGCGACACCGACGCTCTTCCCGTTCGTGGAGTGCCAGGCGCGGCTGCTCGCGGCCTGGCTCGCGGGCACCTACCGGCTCCCGGACGAGCCGGAGATGCGGCGGGTCCTCGCCGAGGACGAGCGGCGGTTCGTCGCGCACTTCGCCGACCGGCCGCGGCACACCCAGCAGGTCGACTACTTCATCTACGAGCACGACATCCGCACCCGGGAACTGCCCGCGGGACTGGCGCGGGCGAGGAGGACGGCATGA
- a CDS encoding GlxA family transcriptional regulator — protein MTTGPDEVIVAVADGVLLLDVAGPVQVLTDAGGYRVRLASLDGGSVRTDVGISLSAALRLSDVDELDTLVVPGYPSHEFAAMVPELAGQVRRLATRARRVVSVCTGAFLLAEAGLLDGRRATTHWQACAEFARRFPRVTVDPDAIYVWDGPVVTSAGASAGIDLALALVGEDRGEDQARAVAKHLVVFLQRPGGQAQFSARGAVAAPRNATLRQALERVVADPGGDHRLATMAAELAISERHLSRLFRRDLGTTPGQFVERLRVEAAQALLESGDATVPAVADAAGFGSPETMRQAFLRVLGVAPSAYRNRFRLANHRTRPDRRP, from the coding sequence GTGACGACCGGACCCGACGAAGTGATCGTCGCCGTAGCCGACGGGGTGCTGCTGCTCGATGTGGCCGGTCCCGTCCAGGTGCTCACCGACGCCGGTGGCTACCGGGTGCGGCTGGCGTCGCTGGACGGCGGATCCGTGCGCACCGACGTCGGCATCTCCCTGAGCGCCGCCCTGCGACTGTCCGATGTGGACGAACTGGATACGCTCGTCGTGCCGGGGTACCCGAGCCACGAGTTCGCCGCCATGGTGCCCGAGCTGGCCGGCCAAGTGCGGCGGCTGGCCACTCGTGCCCGGCGGGTGGTCTCGGTCTGCACCGGCGCGTTCCTGCTCGCCGAAGCCGGTCTGCTCGACGGCAGGCGGGCCACGACGCACTGGCAGGCCTGCGCCGAGTTCGCCAGGCGATTCCCGCGGGTCACGGTCGATCCCGATGCCATCTACGTGTGGGACGGCCCGGTCGTCACTTCGGCGGGCGCCTCCGCGGGGATCGATCTCGCGCTGGCCCTGGTCGGTGAGGACCGCGGCGAGGACCAGGCCCGCGCGGTCGCGAAGCACCTCGTCGTGTTCCTGCAACGGCCCGGGGGCCAGGCGCAGTTCAGCGCCCGCGGTGCCGTCGCCGCGCCCCGCAACGCCACCCTGCGCCAAGCGCTGGAGCGGGTGGTGGCGGATCCGGGCGGCGATCACCGCCTCGCCACGATGGCCGCCGAACTCGCGATCAGCGAACGCCACCTGAGCCGCCTGTTCCGCCGCGACCTCGGGACGACGCCGGGCCAGTTCGTCGAACGGCTCCGGGTCGAAGCGGCGCAGGCCCTCCTCGAATCCGGCGACGCGACCGTCCCGGCCGTCGCCGACGCCGCCGGATTCGGCTCGCCGGAAACGATGCGCCAAGCGTTCCTGCGGGTCCTCGGCGTCGCGCCCTCGGCCTACCGGAACCGCTTCCGGCTGGCCAACCACCGAACCAGACCAGACCGCCGACCCTAG
- a CDS encoding TetR/AcrR family transcriptional regulator, translating to MSPAKDQVLDRRGPNRGDQRRKALLGALDELLREDTFAAINVRDIALRAEVTRSAFYFYFENKAIAVAALCDEMYQEAFTAGTELLSAEGAPEDRIRRTMAGLFDAWTKHRHVFRAMLDARDADRTVRELWDQDRESFVPQVASMIEQERAAGHAPDGPDAALLATVLLELNDRALERLSRGSASVPAEALLDTLVTVWLRTIYGSCP from the coding sequence ATGAGCCCGGCGAAGGACCAGGTACTGGACCGCCGTGGCCCCAACCGGGGTGATCAGCGGCGTAAGGCCCTGCTGGGCGCGCTCGACGAACTGCTGCGTGAAGACACCTTCGCCGCGATCAACGTGCGCGACATCGCGCTGCGCGCCGAGGTCACGCGTTCGGCTTTCTACTTCTACTTCGAGAACAAGGCGATCGCCGTCGCGGCCCTGTGCGACGAGATGTACCAGGAGGCGTTCACCGCGGGCACCGAGTTGCTCTCCGCGGAAGGCGCTCCCGAGGACCGGATCCGCCGCACGATGGCCGGGCTGTTCGACGCCTGGACCAAGCACCGGCACGTCTTCCGCGCGATGCTCGACGCCCGCGACGCCGACCGGACCGTGCGCGAACTGTGGGACCAGGACCGGGAATCCTTCGTGCCGCAGGTCGCGTCCATGATCGAGCAGGAACGCGCGGCGGGTCACGCGCCGGACGGTCCCGATGCCGCGCTGCTCGCCACCGTCCTGCTCGAACTCAACGACCGTGCGCTGGAACGACTTTCCCGCGGCAGCGCGTCGGTGCCCGCCGAAGCGCTGCTGGACACGCTGGTCACCGTGTGGCTGCGGACGATCTATGGCAGCTGCCCATGA
- a CDS encoding winged helix-turn-helix transcriptional regulator, which translates to MNKKAPAGNPTQARPNPLPGCPMAAAFAAVGGKWKLTLVYWLAHGESHFAGLRRRGTPITPKVLAEQLRELEADGLVERVVTGPVPAPVIYRLTPYGTTVLPVVESVRVWGEAHLQRTGGELLGNEAMNCAHPVA; encoded by the coding sequence ATGAACAAGAAGGCACCTGCGGGTAACCCCACCCAGGCGCGCCCCAATCCCCTGCCGGGTTGCCCGATGGCCGCGGCGTTCGCCGCGGTCGGCGGGAAGTGGAAGCTGACCCTGGTGTACTGGCTCGCCCACGGCGAGTCCCACTTCGCCGGACTGCGGCGCCGCGGTACGCCGATCACGCCCAAGGTCCTGGCCGAGCAGCTACGGGAACTCGAGGCCGACGGGCTCGTCGAGCGGGTGGTGACCGGGCCGGTCCCGGCGCCCGTCATCTACCGGCTCACGCCCTACGGCACCACGGTCCTGCCCGTCGTGGAGAGCGTCCGGGTGTGGGGCGAGGCGCACCTGCAGCGCACCGGCGGTGAACTCCTCGGGAACGAGGCGATGAACTGCGCTCATCCGGTCGCCTGA
- a CDS encoding SDR family NAD(P)-dependent oxidoreductase encodes MTGTALVTGAASGLGRLAALRLAAAGRPVAALDIDGGNLAATAWRAPAMRGYQCDVADESAVREAVASASAELGPIDLVIHAAGLCRIGRALDQPLDELRRVLDTNYLGTVHLARAVVPPMIDAGRGTVVVFGSLAGWLPSPRLAAYSASKGAVHAYCEVLAMETAGTGVRVLCACPDHVETPLAAGVRAADPGVLGDRAGAEPGAVLDAVDRAIADPGAPLFVFPGFGTRQLWRARRFVPGPLRQVIARYVKPAH; translated from the coding sequence GTGACCGGCACGGCGCTGGTCACCGGCGCGGCCAGCGGCCTGGGCAGGCTGGCCGCCCTGCGCCTGGCCGCGGCGGGCAGGCCGGTGGCGGCCCTGGACATCGACGGCGGCAACCTCGCCGCCACCGCGTGGCGGGCACCCGCAATGCGCGGCTATCAGTGCGATGTCGCGGACGAGAGCGCGGTCCGGGAAGCGGTCGCGTCGGCGTCGGCGGAACTCGGCCCGATCGACCTGGTCATCCACGCCGCCGGGCTCTGCCGGATCGGCCGCGCGCTGGACCAGCCATTGGACGAGCTGCGCCGGGTGCTCGACACCAATTACCTCGGCACCGTGCACCTGGCTCGCGCCGTGGTGCCGCCGATGATCGACGCCGGGCGCGGCACGGTGGTCGTGTTCGGCTCGCTCGCCGGCTGGCTGCCCTCGCCCCGGCTCGCCGCCTACTCGGCGTCGAAGGGCGCGGTGCACGCCTACTGCGAGGTGCTCGCCATGGAGACCGCGGGCACCGGCGTGCGGGTGCTGTGCGCGTGCCCGGACCATGTGGAAACGCCGCTGGCCGCCGGGGTCCGGGCCGCTGATCCCGGGGTGCTCGGCGATCGCGCGGGCGCCGAGCCCGGCGCTGTGCTGGACGCGGTCGACCGTGCCATCGCGGACCCGGGTGCGCCGCTGTTCGTCTTCCCCGGCTTCGGCACGCGCCAGCTCTGGCGCGCCCGCCGGTTCGTCCCGGGTCCGCTCAGGCAGGTCATCGCCCGCTACGTCAAGCCGGCTCACTGA
- a CDS encoding tyrosine-type recombinase/integrase has translation MPAPDNHPALVQPDDAQAAARILARQAPANRVATAVGAEVLEAERRRGRLIRTVAELPALPPPDPRDRYTPRALTVTWLSGKSPHTQRGYLRELDDWLHWCEANQLDPLDAHGADGDAWKATMTARKRAPDGTITLQKPSATTVKHRIDAVSSWYAYLLRHERAQRNPMVAVTRPPVPATSPLQVLDDDAEYQAFLDYIEERATRLGTETAFRDTALVRALFTLAVRVTGLCTARIENIRRVGQHTNLHYTKKGGQDAHVPIGPGTLATFERYWAVRAEREGVPRDKLSGPVLASTPHPYQPQHTGGRALTQRDAQRILSRIAREAGIQVRLSPHSGRATVATRALRQGAPPRAVQALLGVASLDTAMRYDRTDYTGDRSPVYLLDPK, from the coding sequence ATGCCCGCCCCAGACAACCACCCGGCCCTCGTCCAGCCCGACGACGCGCAGGCGGCCGCGCGGATCCTGGCTCGGCAGGCACCGGCGAACCGGGTGGCCACGGCGGTGGGTGCGGAGGTGCTGGAGGCCGAACGCCGGCGTGGACGGCTGATCCGGACGGTCGCCGAACTGCCCGCGCTCCCCCCGCCCGATCCGCGGGACCGCTACACGCCGCGCGCGCTGACGGTGACCTGGCTCAGTGGCAAGTCCCCGCACACGCAGCGCGGGTATCTGCGGGAACTCGACGACTGGCTCCACTGGTGCGAGGCCAACCAGCTCGATCCGCTCGACGCGCACGGCGCCGACGGCGACGCCTGGAAGGCCACCATGACCGCCAGGAAACGGGCTCCCGACGGCACCATCACGCTCCAGAAACCCAGTGCCACCACGGTCAAGCACCGCATCGACGCGGTGTCCAGCTGGTACGCCTACCTCCTGCGCCACGAGCGCGCCCAGCGCAACCCGATGGTCGCCGTCACCCGGCCGCCGGTCCCGGCGACCTCGCCGCTGCAGGTGCTCGACGACGACGCCGAGTACCAAGCGTTCCTCGACTACATCGAGGAACGCGCCACCCGCCTGGGTACCGAAACCGCCTTCCGTGACACCGCGTTGGTCCGCGCGCTGTTCACCCTCGCCGTGCGCGTCACCGGGTTGTGCACCGCCCGCATCGAGAACATCCGCCGCGTCGGCCAGCACACGAATCTGCACTACACCAAGAAAGGCGGGCAGGACGCCCACGTCCCCATCGGACCGGGGACCCTCGCCACCTTCGAGCGGTATTGGGCGGTGCGCGCCGAACGTGAGGGCGTGCCCCGGGACAAGCTCAGCGGGCCGGTCCTCGCCTCGACCCCGCATCCGTACCAGCCCCAGCACACCGGCGGCCGGGCGCTGACCCAGCGCGACGCCCAGCGCATCCTGTCCCGGATCGCCCGTGAGGCCGGAATCCAGGTTCGGCTCTCCCCGCACTCCGGTCGTGCGACGGTGGCCACCCGCGCGTTGCGCCAGGGCGCGCCACCGCGGGCGGTGCAGGCGTTGCTCGGGGTCGCCAGCCTGGACACCGCCATGCGCTACGACCGCACCGACTACACCGGCGACCGCAGCCCGGTCTACCTGCTCGACCCGAAGTAG
- a CDS encoding alpha/beta hydrolase: MTVTFTVEGATCLGRRFPAESDDLRSADGVPCVVMAHGFGATRDSGLDAFAAEFARAGLDTLAFDYRGFGESGGEPRQSVSVARQLADYRAAVATARGLDGVDARRIVLWGASLSGGHVLVTAARDAEVAATVALVPLVDGLAAVRHAVGSHPPAAMARSAVTSLVARRSVRLVGPPGSGALLSLPGQLEAYTAMAGPSWRNEIDPRAMVEIARYRPSRQARAVRGPLLVQIADLDRMSPPQSAAKAAVAGRAEVRRYPCDHFDVFPGNRWFRLAVDHQLAFLRRKVRP; this comes from the coding sequence ATGACCGTCACCTTCACCGTCGAAGGCGCCACCTGCCTGGGCCGGCGGTTCCCGGCCGAATCCGACGATTTGCGCTCCGCGGACGGCGTGCCCTGTGTGGTCATGGCCCACGGGTTCGGCGCGACCCGCGACAGCGGCCTCGATGCCTTCGCCGCCGAGTTCGCCCGCGCCGGGCTGGACACGCTCGCCTTCGACTACCGCGGTTTCGGTGAAAGCGGGGGCGAACCGCGGCAGTCGGTGTCGGTCGCACGCCAGCTCGCCGACTACCGCGCGGCGGTGGCCACGGCTCGCGGGCTCGACGGCGTGGATGCCCGGCGGATCGTGTTGTGGGGCGCTTCCCTGTCGGGCGGGCATGTCCTGGTGACGGCGGCCCGTGATGCCGAGGTGGCGGCGACCGTGGCCCTGGTGCCGCTGGTCGACGGCCTCGCCGCGGTCCGCCACGCGGTCGGGAGCCACCCGCCTGCGGCCATGGCTCGTTCGGCGGTGACCAGCTTGGTGGCGCGGCGAAGCGTGCGATTGGTGGGCCCGCCGGGATCCGGCGCGCTGCTGTCGTTGCCGGGACAGCTCGAGGCGTACACGGCGATGGCCGGGCCGAGCTGGCGCAACGAGATCGATCCGCGGGCGATGGTGGAGATCGCGCGGTACCGGCCGTCGAGGCAGGCGCGGGCGGTCCGTGGTCCGCTGCTGGTCCAGATCGCCGACCTCGACCGGATGAGCCCGCCCCAGTCCGCCGCCAAGGCCGCGGTGGCCGGGCGGGCCGAGGTGCGCCGGTACCCGTGCGACCACTTCGACGTCTTCCCCGGCAACCGGTGGTTCCGGCTCGCCGTCGACCACCAGCTCGCGTTCCTGCGGCGAAAGGTACGGCCGTGA
- a CDS encoding acetoacetate decarboxylase family protein: MTTHMIQGQPVTLPVRIRDATACAATFAVRATAVRPLLRYAGVDLVEPVPGRALCSLVFVRYLDGDLGPYHEFGVAYLIRSPAGRGFGAFIHWLPVNQPFTLEAGRTIWGFPKEMTDIELRLAGRTKSCVVRADGRFAMGLLVKPGVPVPSGAAATSIDAYTCLDGVLRRTPWELRASGVRARPGGAEVRLGDHPIAAELRSIGLPRRALSANVIGRMRMTFGEAEVVR; this comes from the coding sequence GTGACGACCCACATGATCCAGGGGCAGCCGGTGACGCTGCCGGTCCGGATCCGCGATGCCACGGCGTGCGCGGCGACCTTCGCCGTGCGCGCGACCGCCGTGCGGCCGTTGCTGCGCTACGCCGGGGTGGACCTGGTCGAGCCGGTGCCCGGACGGGCGCTGTGTTCGCTGGTCTTCGTCCGCTATCTCGACGGCGATCTGGGGCCGTACCACGAGTTCGGCGTGGCCTACCTCATCCGCTCCCCCGCCGGACGCGGGTTCGGCGCGTTCATCCACTGGCTGCCGGTCAACCAGCCGTTCACGCTCGAAGCGGGCCGCACCATCTGGGGCTTCCCGAAGGAGATGACCGACATCGAGCTGCGGCTGGCCGGGCGCACGAAGAGCTGCGTGGTGCGGGCGGACGGGCGGTTCGCCATGGGGTTGCTGGTCAAGCCCGGTGTTCCGGTGCCCAGTGGCGCCGCGGCCACCTCCATCGACGCCTACACCTGCCTGGACGGCGTGCTCCGGCGGACGCCTTGGGAACTGCGGGCGTCCGGGGTGCGGGCCCGTCCGGGCGGCGCCGAGGTCCGGCTCGGCGACCATCCGATCGCTGCCGAACTCCGCTCCATCGGGCTGCCCAGGCGTGCGTTGTCCGCCAACGTCATCGGCCGGATGCGGATGACCTTCGGCGAGGCGGAGGTCGTGCGGTGA